A window of the Candidatus Bathyarchaeia archaeon genome harbors these coding sequences:
- a CDS encoding YHS domain-containing protein produces MAKDPICGMTVDEKSAKLKSEYMGKTYYFCSQMCKTTFDKNPAKYTGGGSGGHSEHSMHSGHCC; encoded by the coding sequence ATGGCTAAAGACCCAATATGCGGCATGACAGTAGACGAGAAATCAGCCAAACTCAAGTCGGAGTACATGGGCAAAACCTACTACTTCTGCAGCCAAATGTGCAAGACAACGTTTGACAAGAACCCAGCGAAATACACTGGCGGCGGTTCTGGCGGACACTCTGAACACTCAATGCATTCGGGACACTGCTGCTAA
- a CDS encoding heavy metal translocating P-type ATPase, whose amino-acid sequence MPRDPVCGMTVDANTAIKRKIGDRTYYFCSESCARTFEQPELELKNLRRRVTLTLLGVLSVATIRLVGIFAIAGLFEALMAFRLLGIITPWNLAFFIISTPIVWLAGWSIHHGAYLSLKNKAINMDVLISTGVIAGWIYGAISALLPGLETVPGEGSEYMQIAVAILAFVLFGKYIEETIRRRSAAAVRKLLELQPTIARVLRNDQEVQVPIDDVQVGDVFVVKPGEKIPTDGIVVSGYSSVDEKIITGESIPVEKTVNSEVIGATINKTGLLKAKATKVGEDTALMQIVHLVEEAQSSSAPVQKLADRVVGYFVPAVFTVAAIAFTYWFVATGFSNAFLVLLAVLLIACPCALGIATPTAILAGVGKGAEHGVLLRGGEYVESARKLTTVIFDKTGTLTRGEPSVTDIVAFEGFKENEVLEYAAIAEKGSEHPLAESIIKSANKQEIKIPDADSFEAVPGHGVKASYKSHAILLGNRRLMEQSKINVKKPVEAQLTKLEEQGKTAMLLAVDSKLAGIVAAMDTPKDNAAEAVKQLKAMGLDVAMLTGDNERTAKAVAAQLGFDIVIANVLPWEKVNVIKKLQSQGKVVAMVGDGVNDAPALAQAQVGIAIGSGTDIAKETGGIVLIKDDLRDVARAIKLSKATMKKIKQNLFWAFIYNTVSIPVAAGILVPLGISMSPIWAAGAMAFSSLFVVGNSATLKLLKL is encoded by the coding sequence GCTTAGTCGGAATTTTCGCAATCGCAGGCCTATTCGAAGCGTTAATGGCATTCAGGCTCCTCGGCATAATCACGCCGTGGAACCTAGCCTTCTTCATTATATCCACGCCCATAGTCTGGCTAGCAGGATGGAGCATCCACCACGGAGCCTACCTTTCCCTCAAAAACAAAGCCATCAACATGGACGTCCTCATATCAACCGGCGTAATAGCCGGATGGATATACGGCGCAATCAGCGCACTACTGCCAGGATTAGAAACAGTGCCCGGAGAAGGCTCAGAATACATGCAAATAGCAGTAGCCATATTGGCCTTCGTGCTGTTCGGCAAGTACATCGAAGAAACAATCCGCAGACGCTCCGCCGCAGCGGTCCGCAAACTACTAGAACTGCAACCCACAATCGCAAGAGTGCTACGGAACGATCAAGAGGTTCAAGTTCCAATCGACGACGTTCAAGTCGGCGACGTCTTCGTGGTAAAGCCAGGCGAAAAGATACCCACCGACGGCATTGTTGTCTCTGGCTACTCATCCGTTGACGAGAAAATCATCACCGGCGAAAGCATCCCAGTTGAAAAGACCGTTAACAGCGAAGTAATAGGCGCAACAATAAACAAAACAGGACTGCTGAAAGCTAAGGCAACAAAAGTAGGCGAAGATACAGCCCTAATGCAAATAGTCCACTTAGTAGAGGAAGCACAATCATCCAGCGCACCTGTACAGAAACTAGCTGACCGAGTCGTGGGATACTTCGTCCCAGCTGTTTTCACCGTGGCAGCAATCGCGTTCACCTACTGGTTCGTTGCCACCGGGTTTTCAAACGCTTTCCTCGTGCTCTTAGCCGTACTGCTCATTGCATGTCCCTGCGCCTTGGGCATAGCAACCCCAACCGCAATTCTAGCTGGCGTGGGAAAAGGCGCCGAACACGGCGTCTTACTCAGAGGCGGCGAATACGTGGAAAGCGCGCGAAAACTAACCACAGTAATCTTCGACAAAACCGGCACCTTGACCAGGGGAGAGCCATCGGTCACCGACATAGTGGCGTTTGAAGGCTTCAAAGAAAACGAAGTACTTGAGTATGCAGCTATCGCGGAGAAAGGCTCAGAGCACCCGTTAGCTGAGTCTATTATCAAATCAGCAAACAAACAGGAGATCAAAATCCCCGACGCCGACTCATTCGAGGCTGTACCCGGACACGGCGTCAAAGCATCCTACAAGAGTCATGCAATTCTGCTTGGAAACCGCAGGCTAATGGAACAAAGCAAAATCAACGTGAAGAAACCTGTTGAGGCTCAATTGACCAAACTCGAGGAGCAGGGCAAAACCGCCATGCTTCTAGCCGTGGACAGCAAACTGGCAGGCATTGTTGCAGCCATGGACACACCAAAAGACAACGCGGCTGAAGCCGTCAAGCAACTGAAAGCTATGGGACTCGACGTTGCCATGCTCACAGGCGACAACGAACGCACCGCTAAGGCAGTGGCAGCACAATTAGGCTTTGACATAGTTATCGCCAACGTGCTACCCTGGGAGAAAGTCAATGTTATCAAGAAATTGCAGAGCCAAGGCAAAGTCGTAGCCATGGTAGGCGACGGCGTCAACGACGCACCCGCCCTTGCCCAAGCTCAAGTTGGCATCGCTATTGGCAGCGGCACAGACATCGCCAAAGAAACAGGCGGCATAGTCCTGATCAAAGACGACTTGCGCGACGTAGCTCGAGCCATCAAACTAAGCAAAGCCACGATGAAAAAAATCAAACAGAACCTGTTCTGGGCGTTCATATACAACACGGTCTCTATTCCAGTGGCTGCAGGCATACTGGTTCCCTTGGGCATATCGATGAGCCCCATCTGGGCGGCAGGCGCCATGGCCTTCAGTTCACTGTTCGTAGTGGGCAACTCGGCAACTCTCAAACTGCTCAAACTGTAA